The DNA segment ACTTTTTGGATTCTGTCAAGTCAGTGAACTCTCAGATGACTAAATTTAAGCACCttttttgtcttgcagaaaaaaCAGAGATGGTTTCCCCAGCAATTGCCTTGGCTTTCATTCCATTCCTGTTAACGGTCCTCATTAAATACCGGTATTACATACTGCTCTTCTACCGGGCTGTGCTTGTGCGTCGCCTGCAAGATTTAATAACAGGCCGCTCTCGGGAAGACCGCGCCTTCCAGTATGTGTTTACACATGCACTTCCTGGGAATGCAGAGAGCATACTGGACACATTTGATCACTGGTGCACTAAGATAGAATACCTTAGCAACATTGGACCAAAAAAAGGTAAGAACCAAAGATCGGGCTCAAATGGCACAGCTCCCAGTTCCTGTGCTTAATCTTGGGTGTGGTGTCTACGTGGCTTCTGCATGTCCCTCAAGAgctcccacatctcaaaaatgAGTATGTTAGGCTAATTGGTAGCACAAGATTCTTCAATTTAACAGCATTAACAGTATACACTATCACAGGACACTTTATAAAACAAagaagcagtgcctggtctttgccagacatagtgcttggtgtTCTGCCCaaggagttcaatttttgtctcatcagaccagagaatctttttcttcatgcTCTCATGTCTtctactcaagagtggcttttgTCTAGCCATTCtatcataaatgcctgattgatacAGTTCTTCTGAGATTGTCTTTCTtccgacaggttctcccatctcagcagggCTTCTGAAGCTCTTTTAGAGTGACTATTGGTGACTATTAGTGACTCTCAGACCAAAGCCATTTTTtgtctggttactcagtttggccacaCAGCCAACTCTAAGAATAACCCCAGAGGTTCCAGACTTCTTCTGTGTCACAATTATTGAGGACACTGTGCTGCTAAAAATCACTCAAAGCTTTACACCCTTCTCCTGATCTACACTTCgccacaatttgatcacaaaggtctacagagagttctttggacttcatagCTTGTTTTTTTAACTGACATGAAGTGTGTATTGCTGAACCTCATATACACAGAGTTTCCAATCAAGTTTTAGATATATCTCAAGGAGGAAACACCTGACCACAACTTGCAGTGCCAcaccaaagggtctgaataattataTCAATGagattatttcagtttttgcaaacctttctgaaaacttgttttcactttgtcattatgagttattgattGTTGATTGAGAGGCAcagatggcaaatttatccatttaaaataaatcaacaatgcagaaaagtgtgtaaaaagtgaaggggtctgaatactttctgaatctactgtaatGCTGGCACAGTGTCATTGAGGAAACAGCATCAGTCTATAAACCCAAGACTGCCATACCAGTTAATCCTTGACTCTAATCCTCATTGTGACCTTAGCAAGTTAGTTCATCTGTGTGCAATTCATTGTTGAAAATAAatactgtgaatatatatatatatatatatatatatatatatatatatatatatatatatatatatatatatatatatatccatccatccattttccaacccactgaatccgaacacagggtcacgggggtctgctggagccaatcccagccaacacagggcacaaggcagggaaccaatcctgggcagggtgccaacccaccgcaggacacacacaaacacacccacacaccaagcacacactagggccaatttagaatcgccaatccacctaacctgcatgtctttggactgtgggaggaaaccggagcgcccggaggaaacccacgcagacacggggagaacatgcaaactccacgcagggaggacccgggaagcgaacccaggtccccaggtctcccaactgcgagggcagcattatatatatatatgtatcagtACTCTGTAAAGACACTGGGATGGTATTTACTATACAGGTGCTTTGTTTAAGGCCAGGTAGGCTATTTGAATAATAAActgccattttttccatttaacaggTAAAGTTTTGGACCGTCTCATTGGAGATATGGCTCCAAAGACAGTGCTGGAGTTGGGGACACACTGTGGCTATGCTGCTGTCCGCATTGCCCGCTTATTGGAATTGGGTGCTCGGTTATACACCATCGAAATGGACGAAGAGAATGGCAGAATAGCGGAGAAGATTATTCGCTTGGCAGGGTTTGATGATGACACGGTAAGCTTTTGGAGTGAAGCCCGAGTCATATGCAATAAAGCAGTGGTTTTCAAGGTCAGTGTATGTTGGAAACACCACCTCCTGCCCCGTCATTCTCAGCACTGGCCCTCCCTGGGGCTGCgtactcagcccacttctgttACTCTTCTGACTGGCGACTGTACGGTTGCACATAGTTTTAACACCATAATTAAGTATGTTGATGCAGAGGTgaccttaggggtgtgcggggcctagggctgaccaactcCCCGTTGGGACAGTTACATCAaatgctgttactggtatgtgtggactgtataaacttgcgtgcaaatttaataaaaataatgttaacatacatcggattttctcattacagtattcatctaaatttttgcaagataacacacggactttatcaaaatataactggagaatataacttgacaaatccactcgaacgggtcacacagacctcaaaagtggggccccTTTAGGCGCTGGGGCCTGGGGCcatcaccccacttgccaccccccaaacgccgctcttgaGTTGATGATTCAATAATGGTGGGTCACATCAGTAATGGGGATGAGTCAGGTTATGGAAAGTGGATATGACAATTGGTGGATTGGTGCAAGTGTAACAATTTGTCTCTTATTGTGGACAAGACGAAAGAGAAGCTGTCCATACATGACTGCAGACTGAGCACTCTGCAGTGGAATTGGTCATGAGCACCAAATTTCTTATTGTGTACTTGGTAGCTGACATTACTTGGTCATTTAATATCACCTCTATAGCCAGGaaggtgtagcagtgaaaagctTGCAACATTGTGAAAGACTGTTCCTTTGGCTTCATTGTCATAATTCTAAATGGCAGAAAGTTTtgtagcatccaaaccagttctgtcaggttcttcaacagcttctaccccttatctgtccagactctgaactctgtgctgctccCCTGACCTGCCCCGGTACTTTATTTAGATGCAGTACATCCGTTACATCTGTTGCTTATatcattagttttttttattatttattaatatctattcctttacatttcattaatttataGTATAGCATATTATAGTTCTTTACTTGTCTTATACTTGTCTCGTGCTTATGTATCTGTTGCATTGTAGTAATGGAGAacgttatttcatgccactgtatgttgcaatgcagtgtatggatggtatgacaacaaagccacttgacttgaggTGTTTAATTTGGCTCAGTGTTCAGTTAAAATGAGAAGTTGGTCAGGATGAGGATCTTCAGCCACAGGGCTGtaattgagaaccactgcagtaAAACATTGCTGGTGACTAGGAATCTAATTCAACAGATTTAAAACCAAATATGCAATCAGTGGGCTTGAAGCATCAAGATGGAGTGATCTGGGAGAGTCAATTcagcttatttttgtattgctttcTTTAGTGAGTCTTGGgtaaaattcaaatttaaacttttcagattaataattacataatgaggatgcataaagacacagatgtgtttaaacagacaggaaaacaaagtagcctgaaactaattaacatgaATGGAGCCCAGCCATGCTTGTGTATTAATTGTTGTActctggccagttgacaatggaggagaggaaaattttaaaatccaGTCAGCAGCACccatggagaaaataaacttgtGGGGTTTAATGAAGGTATGAAAAGGGGATTAGGGAAAATAAAGGCCAAAACTACTAGTGAACAGGGAGTCAGAAACACCATAACACTCAAACAGGGGCTCAAAAATTAGTAGCACAGATCTGAACCATGGgtcaaaaatattataatactaAAATCAAATTGAGAGGcaaaaattaatgtcaaataGGAAAGCTGAAAAAGTTGTGAGTCATGGGTACTTTAGAAAATTTAGAAACTTGGACTCTGAGCATAATACTTCACCCTGTTTTATAGGACTGGTGGT comes from the Erpetoichthys calabaricus chromosome 4, fErpCal1.3, whole genome shotgun sequence genome and includes:
- the tomt gene encoding transmembrane O-methyltransferase homolog, whose translation is MVSPAIALAFIPFLLTVLIKYRYYILLFYRAVLVRRLQDLITGRSREDRAFQYVFTHALPGNAESILDTFDHWCTKIEYLSNIGPKKGKVLDRLIGDMAPKTVLELGTHCGYAAVRIARLLELGARLYTIEMDEENGRIAEKIIRLAGFDDDTVELINGHSEDVIPQFRERFGVDHIDFVFMDHWKRCYLRDLQLLEESGLIGKGSIILSDNVIFPGAPHFLRYIKSSGLYQYRIHRATLEYFPGIRDGMAELTYMGTT